In one window of Psychrobacter sp. P2G3 DNA:
- a CDS encoding LysR family transcriptional regulator → MDQLRAIRYFSKVAETGSFTKAAKVFDVPPSSLSRRVADLEKSLGATLLKRSTRIVKLTEVGQIYYNDVQQILSQLKQSHETVRSYQTTPMGRLRISSMVGFGEKILLPLLDEFSALYPEIVLDVSLSDELSTLGRDDVDIAIRGGYAPNERVLAIRLMDNGFIPVASPSYLERYGMPKNVMELKQHNGLYFKAPTGPTPWLCHVDGQWHDVSGPAITISNNGPWLARKACEGEGILMSTRWALASYLESGQLQELKFEHELAITQHADMAVYLLYQKQRYLVPKVKAAVDFLVARIKVEAS, encoded by the coding sequence TTGGATCAATTACGGGCAATACGCTATTTCAGTAAAGTCGCCGAAACAGGCAGCTTTACCAAAGCGGCGAAGGTGTTTGATGTGCCGCCCTCATCGCTCTCAAGGCGAGTCGCTGATTTAGAAAAGAGTTTGGGTGCGACGTTATTAAAGCGTTCGACCCGCATCGTCAAACTGACAGAAGTGGGGCAGATTTACTATAACGATGTACAGCAAATATTAAGTCAGTTAAAACAAAGCCATGAAACGGTTCGCAGTTACCAAACCACGCCAATGGGACGTTTGCGCATCAGCTCAATGGTGGGCTTTGGTGAAAAAATCCTATTGCCATTGTTGGATGAATTTAGCGCGTTATACCCTGAGATTGTCCTAGATGTTAGCTTAAGTGATGAATTATCAACGCTGGGACGTGACGATGTTGATATCGCTATTCGTGGTGGTTACGCACCCAATGAGCGTGTATTAGCGATAAGGCTCATGGATAATGGGTTTATCCCTGTCGCTTCACCAAGCTATTTAGAAAGATACGGTATGCCTAAAAATGTGATGGAGTTAAAGCAACATAATGGTCTGTATTTTAAAGCGCCAACAGGGCCAACGCCTTGGTTATGTCATGTGGATGGTCAATGGCATGATGTCTCAGGGCCAGCGATCACGATTTCAAATAATGGGCCGTGGCTGGCGAGAAAGGCTTGTGAGGGCGAAGGTATTCTGATGTCAACTCGCTGGGCATTAGCGTCATATCTTGAATCAGGGCAGTTGCAAGAGCTCAAGTTTGAGCATGAATTGGCAATCACGCAACATGCTGATATGGCCGTGTATTTGTTATATCAAAAGCAGCGCTATCTAGTGCCAAAAGTAAAAGCAGCCGTAGATTTTTTGGTTGCAAGAATAAAAGTGGAAGCGTCATGA
- a CDS encoding PIG-L deacetylase family protein, translated as MATIMPSKADSIKDNIIKSNHPIVGDRVIKGDGTSQDAWQNWQGLHNLPRLNMAKHFPAHQRVCIFAPHPDDEVLGCGGLLQQLAINGNPIFLIHVTNGTQSHPDSRIYPPEQLDIIRPQESIKALAVLGIAHQVTTIALELTDGDVFAEQAQFNEKLAAIIQPDDILVTPFIHDGHPDHEATGQVVAGFAKQHHLACYQVLIWAWHWAQPADSRIPWHCAVRVDLTDEQVQRKSQAIACFTSQITVDESTGNPPILSAQTIARISQPWEVYLYEPQS; from the coding sequence ATGGCAACTATAATGCCTAGTAAGGCTGACTCTATAAAAGATAATATTATAAAAAGCAACCATCCGATTGTTGGCGACCGCGTTATTAAAGGCGATGGTACCAGTCAAGACGCGTGGCAAAATTGGCAAGGGCTGCACAATCTGCCTCGATTAAATATGGCGAAACACTTTCCAGCGCACCAGCGGGTGTGTATCTTTGCGCCACATCCTGATGATGAAGTATTAGGCTGTGGTGGTCTGCTGCAACAACTGGCTATTAATGGCAATCCAATCTTTCTTATTCACGTGACTAACGGCACACAAAGCCATCCAGACTCAAGGATTTATCCGCCAGAGCAGCTTGATATTATCCGTCCGCAAGAAAGTATTAAAGCATTAGCTGTATTGGGCATAGCTCATCAAGTGACGACTATTGCCCTAGAATTGACTGATGGCGATGTATTCGCTGAGCAGGCACAGTTTAACGAAAAGTTAGCAGCCATTATCCAGCCTGACGATATTTTAGTGACGCCCTTTATTCATGACGGACATCCTGACCACGAGGCAACAGGGCAAGTGGTCGCCGGATTTGCTAAGCAGCATCATCTAGCCTGTTATCAAGTATTGATTTGGGCGTGGCATTGGGCACAGCCTGCCGATAGTCGTATTCCTTGGCACTGTGCTGTCAGAGTTGATTTAACCGATGAGCAAGTACAACGTAAATCTCAAGCTATTGCTTGCTTTACTAGCCAAATTACCGTTGATGAGAGTACGGGTAACCCGCCTATTTTATCGGCTCAAACCATCGCCAGAATTAGCCAACCTTGGGAGGTTTATTTGTATGAGCCACAATCCTAA
- a CDS encoding zinc-binding dehydrogenase, producing the protein MTDTNTQLVSTISADNKLTLSLQDIDMPQPSADEVVVRIEAAPLNPSDQAVLFSAADMSTATQSGTEDRPVITADVAAQFMPALKTRAGKDTPVGNEGAGTVVAAGSSPAAQALMGKTVAVIGGGTYRQYLSANIQSCLVLKDGTTAKEGASSFVNPLTALAMVETMRAEGHKAIIHAAAASSLGQMLNRICMADGIDLINIVRKEEQETLLRDMGAKYVVNSSKDSFLADLTAAITETVATIAFDPIGGGQLASDILNCMEAAITRDVEEYNVYGSNTFKQVYVYGGLNRGPITLNRNFGFAWGVNGFLLFNALGKLGTETVMSMRKRVAEEITTTFASRYTHEVSLAEALQLDSIAAYSKQATGEKYLITPQS; encoded by the coding sequence ATGACCGATACAAACACCCAACTAGTCTCAACCATCAGCGCAGACAACAAACTAACGCTATCTTTACAAGACATCGACATGCCACAACCGAGTGCTGACGAAGTCGTTGTACGCATTGAAGCGGCGCCATTAAACCCGTCTGACCAAGCAGTGTTGTTTAGCGCCGCTGATATGTCCACAGCGACTCAGTCAGGTACAGAAGATCGTCCCGTTATCACGGCGGACGTTGCCGCGCAGTTCATGCCAGCGCTGAAAACGCGTGCTGGCAAAGACACACCTGTAGGCAATGAAGGCGCAGGAACCGTGGTTGCAGCAGGGTCATCACCTGCAGCACAAGCATTGATGGGTAAAACAGTAGCGGTGATTGGCGGCGGTACTTATCGTCAATATTTATCTGCCAACATACAAAGCTGCTTAGTATTAAAAGACGGCACAACCGCTAAAGAAGGCGCTTCCTCTTTTGTGAATCCGCTGACTGCACTGGCAATGGTTGAAACCATGCGTGCCGAAGGTCACAAAGCCATCATTCATGCGGCAGCTGCCTCTAGCTTGGGTCAAATGCTCAACCGTATTTGTATGGCTGATGGCATTGATTTAATCAACATCGTACGCAAAGAAGAACAAGAAACCTTGCTACGTGATATGGGCGCAAAATATGTGGTTAACTCAAGCAAAGATTCTTTCCTTGCTGACTTGACGGCAGCAATTACTGAAACGGTTGCTACGATTGCATTTGATCCTATCGGTGGCGGTCAATTAGCCAGCGATATCCTGAACTGCATGGAAGCGGCAATCACTCGCGATGTCGAAGAATACAATGTGTATGGCTCTAATACATTCAAACAAGTTTATGTTTATGGCGGATTAAACCGTGGCCCTATTACGCTAAATCGTAACTTCGGTTTTGCTTGGGGTGTTAACGGCTTCTTGTTATTCAATGCACTAGGCAAACTAGGCACTGAAACGGTCATGTCGATGCGTAAACGTGTGGCAGAAGAAATCACCACCACCTTTGCTAGTCGCTACACCCATGAAGTGTCATTGGCAGAGGCGCTACAATTGGATTCGATAGCGGCTTACTCTAAACAAGCGACAGGTGAGAAATACTTAATTACCCCGCAAAGCTAG
- a CDS encoding glutathione S-transferase family protein: MITLHGFAASNYYNLVKHVLLYKQLPFQENLVYGGSDELLAVSPVGKVPAITTPEGLNLSESSVICDFIEERYPDTPLYPTDAGERAVVHQIMKIAELYLELPSRRLIPFAFSGTAIPKPVVAEVRQVLERGIVALNRLSQFSPWIAGEQFTMADIYVYYVSTIVSNFASKQLDWDVLAEIPGMKEWNEAMSQSAIAQTIEADRLANMPEFMQRVKEQIQAVNAVNAVNAANAD; this comes from the coding sequence ATGATTACTTTGCACGGCTTTGCTGCTAGCAACTATTACAACCTAGTAAAACATGTCCTTTTATATAAACAACTGCCATTTCAAGAAAATCTGGTTTACGGTGGTAGTGACGAATTGCTGGCAGTCAGTCCAGTTGGCAAAGTACCTGCTATCACAACGCCTGAGGGCCTTAATCTTTCAGAATCGAGTGTCATTTGTGACTTTATCGAAGAGCGTTATCCTGACACTCCTCTATACCCTACAGATGCTGGCGAACGTGCGGTCGTGCATCAAATTATGAAAATAGCAGAGCTTTATTTAGAGCTGCCAAGCAGACGCCTGATTCCTTTTGCCTTTTCAGGTACGGCTATTCCTAAGCCTGTTGTAGCGGAAGTACGCCAAGTATTAGAGCGTGGCATTGTTGCTTTAAATCGCCTAAGTCAGTTTTCACCTTGGATTGCTGGCGAGCAATTTACCATGGCTGATATCTACGTTTATTACGTTAGCACCATTGTTAGCAATTTTGCCTCAAAGCAACTTGACTGGGATGTATTGGCAGAGATACCAGGTATGAAAGAGTGGAACGAAGCGATGAGTCAATCTGCCATTGCTCAAACAATAGAAGCAGATCGCTTGGCAAACATGCCTGAGTTTATGCAGAGGGTAAAAGAGCAAATTCAAGCAGTCAACGCAGTCAACGCAGTCAATGCAGCCAATGCCGATTAG
- a CDS encoding acyl-CoA dehydrogenase, giving the protein MLRLNAESSLLENIQAVVEEILAANNQALSTLCITDKLRHEILNTLVTYSDRIPHPASAAADVKENKCETNSNTFIRWQVLAYVAGIDLTIAKWFESHLDALSILHEVGYDKPAQGLWAVWAAEGHPLSYQEGKVTGIKAWCSGANIVDHGLITYRDEQGHSQLLIVDMQQAGIEIDNRAWQAVGMQATDTATLQFNGVAASKVGAANVYLERVGFWHGAAGVAACWYGAATCLAGYLITAYQQKPNDYKAMYLGQIGTALAVTRQYFYHVAHLIDTQPQHSHELAIRQLRANVEQVARQVLEGVGQALGAAPFCNNAHFARLAADLPVFIRQSHGAFDLQKIGELSSVLAGESASSLTSDLTDRRENIWQL; this is encoded by the coding sequence ATGTTACGGTTAAATGCAGAAAGTTCTTTGTTAGAAAACATTCAAGCTGTTGTAGAAGAGATTCTAGCCGCTAATAATCAAGCGCTCAGCACGCTTTGTATAACTGATAAATTGCGCCATGAGATATTAAATACTTTAGTCACTTATAGCGATAGAATTCCTCATCCTGCTAGTGCTGCCGCTGATGTTAAAGAAAACAAATGTGAAACTAACTCAAATACATTCATCCGCTGGCAAGTTTTGGCTTATGTGGCAGGTATTGATTTGACGATTGCCAAATGGTTTGAATCACATTTGGATGCGCTCAGTATTTTGCATGAAGTGGGTTATGACAAACCGGCACAAGGACTATGGGCGGTTTGGGCGGCAGAGGGACATCCTCTGAGCTATCAAGAGGGTAAAGTTACAGGCATCAAAGCATGGTGTTCGGGGGCAAATATTGTTGATCATGGGCTAATCACTTATCGAGATGAGCAAGGTCATTCGCAGCTACTTATAGTAGATATGCAGCAAGCTGGCATTGAGATTGACAACAGGGCTTGGCAAGCAGTCGGCATGCAAGCCACTGATACCGCCACCCTACAGTTTAATGGGGTGGCGGCCAGTAAGGTTGGGGCAGCAAATGTGTATTTAGAACGGGTGGGATTTTGGCATGGGGCAGCAGGGGTTGCCGCTTGCTGGTATGGCGCAGCGACCTGTCTCGCAGGCTATTTAATCACCGCGTATCAACAAAAACCGAACGATTATAAAGCCATGTATTTGGGGCAAATTGGGACAGCATTGGCAGTCACTCGGCAGTATTTTTATCATGTTGCTCACTTAATAGATACCCAGCCGCAGCACAGCCATGAGCTTGCTATTCGTCAATTAAGAGCAAACGTTGAGCAGGTGGCGCGCCAAGTACTGGAGGGCGTCGGACAGGCATTAGGCGCAGCACCGTTTTGTAATAATGCTCATTTTGCAAGATTAGCAGCAGATTTGCCAGTATTTATTCGTCAAAGTCATGGCGCGTTTGATCTGCAAAAGATTGGCGAGTTATCTAGTGTTTTAGCTGGCGAATCAGCTAGCAGCTTGACCAGCGACTTAACTGATAGGCGGGAGAACATATGGCAACTATAA
- a CDS encoding class I SAM-dependent methyltransferase, with the protein MSHNPKSTPSMNLDSLNVASATSIDCTQSDSQSQSQSQSQSDTYSETYFDALYSDNSDPWQYQTRWYEKRKREMSLAVLPQAEYDNGIELGCGNGVFSKLLARRCQALLSIDGNTQAVQLAKQRLGKSSHSKVIQGVIPHVLLSLDDALLQAYPLSDGASANKPPFDLIVISEILYYLSPIDIDTVITWIKQNLAVGGTLLCCHWRYAIDGFAMTGETVHQRLHRAFNVTNNEVDRSTVTHPIFTHPAFIHPAFTHQSQIVDSDFLLDVWQHSPKSVAMQENLI; encoded by the coding sequence ATGAGCCACAATCCTAAATCTACGCCGTCAATGAATCTTGACAGTTTAAACGTTGCTAGCGCTACTTCAATAGACTGTACTCAATCTGACTCTCAATCCCAATCCCAATCCCAATCCCAATCTGATACCTATTCAGAGACGTATTTTGATGCGTTATATAGTGATAATAGCGACCCATGGCAGTATCAGACCCGCTGGTATGAAAAACGAAAACGTGAAATGTCTCTCGCAGTTTTGCCACAAGCAGAGTATGACAATGGCATTGAATTGGGCTGTGGCAATGGTGTATTTAGTAAATTACTGGCCCGTCGTTGTCAGGCTTTGCTCAGTATAGATGGTAACACTCAGGCGGTACAACTTGCCAAACAACGCTTGGGAAAGTCATCGCATTCTAAGGTGATACAAGGAGTTATTCCTCACGTATTACTGAGTTTAGACGATGCGCTTCTACAAGCGTATCCTTTATCGGATGGCGCATCTGCTAATAAACCACCCTTTGATCTAATCGTTATTAGTGAGATTTTATATTATTTATCGCCCATTGATATTGATACGGTTATCACTTGGATTAAACAAAACCTAGCTGTAGGCGGTACATTGTTGTGCTGTCATTGGCGCTATGCCATTGATGGCTTTGCGATGACGGGGGAGACGGTGCACCAACGTTTACACCGAGCGTTTAATGTGACAAATAATGAAGTGGATCGTTCAACTGTTACTCATCCAATTTTTACTCATCCCGCTTTTATTCACCCTGCTTTTACTCATCAAAGCCAGATTGTAGATAGTGATTTTTTATTAGATGTTTGGCAACACTCTCCAAAGTCCGTTGCTATGCAAGAAAACTTAATATGA
- the otsB gene encoding trehalose-phosphatase: MTSGRNHSLNTPAIYIQPNNFADYLSHQRDYCLFLDIDGTLADFTLDPKDSIIPNATLLLLQRIQNYGVQVAIVTGRSLAEARQMLSPLQLPIAATHGLEIALNGSFNSAIGKKNDNNVTSTAHVDNAELTAIRQITSQYSASYSDLTIENKPYSVALHFRKNPTLANVAHTIMLKTLSNYANWTLKQGKYVWEIVPKGADKGTAILTLLEKMQTDKELCAIFIGDDITDEAGFIAVQNENTVFENEVSKNKVSEKRAIQKFCSSTNSSVNSSVKGMGIKVGSGPTCAHYYVNNIHEVTVLLDNFLSFCQFVFYQRNATLSSDLADANLPLLKEQRDKSYEPINRLI, from the coding sequence GTGACTTCAGGAAGAAATCATAGCTTAAATACGCCAGCTATATACATCCAACCAAATAATTTTGCTGATTATTTATCTCATCAGCGAGATTATTGTTTGTTTTTGGATATAGACGGTACGCTTGCAGATTTTACCCTTGATCCAAAAGATAGCATCATCCCAAATGCAACATTATTGCTTTTACAACGAATACAAAACTATGGGGTACAAGTCGCCATCGTGACAGGGCGTAGTCTTGCTGAAGCAAGGCAAATGCTCTCACCTTTACAATTGCCAATTGCAGCAACGCACGGATTAGAAATAGCACTTAATGGTAGCTTTAATAGTGCTATAGGCAAAAAAAACGACAATAACGTTACAAGCACCGCGCATGTTGATAATGCCGAACTTACTGCTATAAGGCAGATTACTAGCCAATATAGTGCGTCATATAGTGACTTAACCATAGAAAATAAGCCTTATTCCGTTGCTTTGCACTTTCGTAAAAATCCTACGTTAGCCAATGTGGCTCATACCATTATGCTAAAAACCTTAAGTAATTATGCTAACTGGACGTTGAAGCAGGGTAAATACGTCTGGGAGATTGTGCCAAAAGGAGCGGATAAAGGTACAGCGATCTTAACCTTGTTAGAAAAAATGCAAACTGACAAGGAGCTATGTGCCATTTTTATTGGTGATGACATTACCGATGAGGCAGGTTTTATTGCTGTACAAAATGAAAACACAGTATTTGAAAACGAAGTATCCAAAAACAAGGTAAGTGAAAAAAGAGCAATACAAAAATTCTGTAGTTCAACGAATAGCTCAGTGAATAGTTCAGTAAAAGGTATGGGTATTAAAGTAGGTAGTGGGCCAACATGTGCTCATTACTACGTAAATAATATTCACGAGGTAACAGTTCTACTTGATAACTTTTTAAGCTTTTGCCAATTTGTCTTTTATCAAAGAAACGCCACTTTATCGTCTGATTTAGCAGACGCTAATCTTCCATTGCTGAAAGAACAACGAGATAAATCATATGAGCCGATTAATCGTCTTATCTAA
- a CDS encoding Lrp/AsnC family transcriptional regulator, giving the protein MAYYTYDSLDSELISELRQDGRATISNLAKKLKVSRATIQNRLDRLIHNGAILGFTIRVHEALDKETVKAMMMIEVTGKSTSQVIRKLRGIPQLIKLHTTNGAWDLVAEIHTTSLREFDEVLRQVREIDGILNSETSVLLSSL; this is encoded by the coding sequence ATGGCGTATTACACTTATGACTCTTTAGATAGCGAACTGATATCTGAACTTCGACAAGATGGTCGAGCAACCATCTCAAACCTTGCTAAAAAACTCAAAGTCTCTCGTGCCACTATCCAAAACAGATTGGATAGATTGATTCATAACGGTGCTATTTTAGGATTTACGATTCGAGTGCATGAGGCACTAGACAAAGAAACCGTCAAAGCTATGATGATGATTGAAGTAACAGGAAAGTCTACGTCACAAGTGATTAGGAAGTTACGAGGCATCCCGCAACTCATTAAGCTACATACGACAAATGGTGCGTGGGACTTGGTAGCAGAGATACACACTACAAGCTTGAGAGAATTTGATGAAGTGCTGCGTCAAGTAAGAGAGATTGATGGCATTTTGAATAGCGAAACAAGTGTTCTGCTTTCGAGTTTGTAA
- a CDS encoding ornithine cyclodeaminase: MSKFIVPPKEGVPFVSVQAMAKMIHDYGVEQCITDLVDALEQDFLRWDQFEKSSRFASHSKDGVIELMPVSDGEMFACKYVNGHPINTKRNLQTVAAMGILSDVENGYPILLTEMCILTALRTAATSAMLAKHCAPKGATKLALIGNGAQSEFQALGMKAIMGISEVRLYDIDPAASQKTADNLSDSGLKVIVCRTLEEAVLGAEIITTCTADKTNATILRDDIIIKGVYINAIGGDCPGKTELDSNILMRADRVIVEFEPQTRIEGEIQNLSSDFPVIEFHRILKGEVQARTSADDLIVFDGVGFASEDFTALVFLRDLIREQGGYEILDLIPQQADPKNLYSVVKDHSIVTNEAMAVS; this comes from the coding sequence ATGTCTAAATTTATCGTACCACCCAAGGAAGGCGTTCCATTCGTTAGTGTACAAGCGATGGCTAAAATGATTCATGATTATGGCGTTGAGCAATGTATCACAGATCTAGTGGATGCTTTAGAGCAAGATTTCCTTCGTTGGGATCAATTCGAGAAATCTTCTCGCTTTGCTTCGCATTCAAAAGACGGCGTCATAGAGCTCATGCCTGTAAGCGATGGAGAGATGTTTGCTTGTAAATATGTCAATGGTCATCCAATTAATACCAAACGAAATTTACAGACCGTAGCGGCTATGGGTATCTTGTCTGATGTTGAAAACGGGTACCCTATTTTGCTGACAGAAATGTGTATCCTTACGGCATTACGTACGGCTGCCACATCAGCTATGTTGGCCAAACATTGTGCACCAAAAGGCGCTACAAAACTGGCGTTAATAGGAAACGGTGCTCAGTCTGAATTTCAAGCGTTGGGTATGAAAGCCATAATGGGTATCTCAGAAGTTCGTTTGTATGATATTGACCCAGCGGCATCACAGAAAACGGCTGATAACCTTTCAGACTCAGGTTTGAAAGTGATTGTTTGTCGCACGTTAGAAGAAGCTGTTTTAGGTGCAGAGATCATTACTACCTGTACGGCTGATAAAACAAATGCCACTATTTTACGAGACGATATAATTATAAAAGGTGTTTATATCAATGCGATAGGCGGTGATTGTCCTGGTAAGACAGAGCTGGATAGCAATATATTAATGCGAGCAGATCGTGTGATTGTAGAGTTTGAGCCTCAGACACGCATTGAGGGAGAGATCCAAAATCTATCAAGCGACTTCCCTGTTATTGAATTTCATCGAATCCTCAAAGGTGAAGTGCAAGCTCGAACGTCAGCTGATGATCTCATAGTGTTTGATGGCGTTGGTTTTGCCTCAGAAGACTTTACGGCTTTGGTATTTTTACGCGACTTGATCAGAGAGCAAGGAGGATATGAGATTTTAGATCTGATACCTCAGCAAGCTGACCCTAAAAATCTATACTCGGTAGTGAAAGACCATAGCATAGTGACCAATGAAGCTATGGCTGTGTCATAA
- a CDS encoding trehalose-6-phosphate synthase produces MSRLIVLSNRVKMPDGNPMAGGLAVALHDVLVGNSVIWMGWNGEVVEADDNCDNNEFSINKQATSAYMHETNAEVTYMTTALTSKQYQHFYCGFANNVLWLLLHEQPDLMSQTAEDYAGYQEVNSLFARQLKKIIQTDDVIWVHDYHFLSVAYYCKQMGMTNRIGFFLHIPFAPLAFWQQLEKSSELIRYLAHYDVLGTQTEQDKTNCIDVFQHYLKDEFLEKSLLKSRYVKDSYSRDSYLKDRYLQEIFSKSSLPSTLHAEQSFSKTTNSAGVQLMLNIDLSIPHRLTINAYPIGVNVDKIQQQVSHLSSHFSSQFAKHTYKDSATKPAAQQIIAVDRIDYSKGLLERFSAYGSFLQQNPAYQNQLKLLQIACPSRLDLPVYQRLYKSVKQAVNDINQQFLPNEYQADAFEIGFLDADALIDDLTDDLTNNWQAITYSEKVLNHETLMRAFWHSDIGWVNSLKDGMNLVAKEYIAAQNPENPGVLLLSGYAGAAEQMQAAVIVDPHQPKSIIQGLKTALTMPLAQRKSRYQTLLQGLQQDDLHAWQQNFLDDLYGGNRPQTNNSHSANIHTFDLQE; encoded by the coding sequence ATGAGCCGATTAATCGTCTTATCTAATCGGGTAAAAATGCCCGATGGCAATCCAATGGCAGGCGGGCTTGCAGTAGCCTTGCACGACGTATTAGTAGGAAATTCAGTCATCTGGATGGGTTGGAATGGTGAGGTTGTTGAGGCTGATGACAACTGTGATAACAATGAATTCAGCATCAATAAACAAGCTACTTCAGCATATATGCATGAGACCAATGCAGAAGTCACTTATATGACTACGGCCCTAACGAGCAAACAATATCAGCACTTTTACTGCGGTTTTGCCAATAATGTGCTGTGGCTGCTACTGCATGAGCAACCTGATTTAATGAGTCAAACAGCAGAGGACTATGCAGGTTATCAAGAGGTAAATAGCCTCTTTGCCAGGCAGTTAAAAAAGATTATTCAAACCGATGATGTGATTTGGGTACATGATTATCACTTTTTAAGCGTGGCGTATTATTGCAAGCAAATGGGTATGACAAATCGTATCGGCTTCTTTTTGCACATTCCGTTTGCCCCGTTAGCATTTTGGCAACAGCTTGAAAAAAGCTCTGAACTGATTAGGTATCTTGCTCATTATGATGTGCTCGGCACCCAAACTGAGCAAGATAAAACCAACTGCATTGACGTATTCCAACATTATTTAAAGGATGAATTTTTAGAAAAAAGTCTTTTGAAAAGCAGGTATGTAAAAGATAGCTATTCACGAGACAGTTATTTAAAAGATAGGTATTTGCAGGAAATTTTTTCAAAATCTTCTCTACCAAGCACTTTACATGCCGAGCAAAGTTTTTCCAAAACTACAAACTCCGCTGGTGTACAGCTGATGCTCAATATAGACTTGAGTATTCCGCATCGTCTAACAATCAATGCTTATCCAATCGGCGTTAATGTAGACAAAATCCAGCAGCAAGTTAGCCATTTATCCTCACATTTCTCATCCCAGTTTGCAAAACATACGTATAAAGATAGCGCTACAAAGCCTGCCGCCCAGCAAATAATAGCGGTAGATAGAATTGATTATTCTAAAGGTTTATTAGAGCGTTTTTCAGCGTATGGTTCTTTTCTACAGCAAAACCCAGCCTATCAAAATCAGTTAAAACTATTGCAAATTGCTTGTCCTAGCCGTTTAGATTTACCGGTTTATCAACGGCTTTATAAAAGTGTCAAACAAGCAGTCAATGATATCAATCAGCAATTCTTACCTAATGAATATCAAGCGGATGCCTTTGAAATTGGTTTTTTGGATGCTGATGCTTTGATAGACGATTTGACAGACGACTTAACAAATAATTGGCAGGCGATTACGTATAGCGAAAAAGTGTTGAACCACGAGACATTGATGAGAGCATTTTGGCACAGTGATATTGGTTGGGTAAATTCACTCAAAGATGGTATGAATTTAGTCGCCAAAGAATATATTGCTGCCCAAAATCCTGAGAATCCTGGGGTGTTATTGTTGTCAGGCTATGCAGGGGCGGCTGAGCAAATGCAAGCAGCGGTGATTGTCGATCCGCATCAGCCAAAAAGCATAATACAGGGTTTAAAAACTGCCTTGACGATGCCATTAGCGCAGCGAAAGTCTCGCTATCAGACGTTATTGCAAGGACTGCAGCAAGATGATTTACACGCTTGGCAGCAAAATTTCTTAGATGACCTATACGGTGGCAACAGACCTCAGACAAATAACTCGCATTCAGCCAATATCCATACGTTTGACTTACAAGAATAA